Genomic window (Leptospira bouyouniensis):
CTTCGTATATGACAGAACCTTGTGCGGCGGCCGAAACAAAAAAAGATCCGAACAACATCTGTAAATTAACAGGAGTTACCGATTGGCAGGAGACGAAAGTCGTGGAGAGTAAGAGGAGGATATGAAAGAATCTATGTTTGAACAGCAATCCGAATTGTCCTCTAATGAATCCCATTTAGGGTTCTCCCTCTATATTCTACGAGAAAAAAGCCCCGATTTAGAAAAAAATTTCCAGGATATGCAATAAAACATGAAACAACAAATTGAGAATTCGAATTCCAAAGGACCACTTTCAGGAGTGAAAGTAGTGGACTTGTCTTTACTCCTTCCAGGTCCACTTTGTTCCCAACACCTTGCTGATATGGGGGCAGAGGTTATCAAAATTGAAAACCCGCGTGCCTATGACGGTTCGAGAGCCATGTTCAAAGGGAAAACAGGTTACCCTGCACTCTTTATGATGCTTAACCGAAACAAAAAAGCGATCACGTTGAACTTAAAACGAGAACAAGCCAAAGAGATTTTATTCAAACTATTAGAAGACGCTGATATTCTTTTAGAAGGATTTCGTCCAGATGGAATGGATAAAATGGGAATTGGATATGATGTGTTAAAAGAAAAATTCCCACGTTTGATTTACTGTGGAATTTCTGGCTACGGGATAAGTGGCAAGTACGTAGACTTTGCAGGACATGATTTGAATTATTTGGCCATCTCTGGAGTATTAGACCAAACAGGAAATCCTCCAAGACCTGCAGGATTCCAAATGGCAGATGTTGGAGGTGGAACACTCACTGCACTTTCGGCGATCCTTGCGGCATTATACTACCGAGAGAAAACAGGCAAAGGACAACGCATCGACATTTCCATGACAGATGCATCTGTCCAATTCATCTCACTTTATGGTGGAATATTATCAGCATCTGGTGTTTCTCCAGAGGCAGGAAATGATATCCTTTCTGGTAAATTACCAAATTATAATGTATATGAAACAAAAGAAGGTCGTTATGTTGCACTCGGTGCTTTGGAAGATATGTTTTTCCAAACTTTTTTACGTGCAGCGGGGATGGAAAATTTAACAAAGGAACATCCGATGGTTGAGGAAAATCTTTCAATCATTAAACAAAAGTTAACTGATTATTTTAAATCCAAAACTTTTGCCGATTTACAACCTATTTTTGATAATACGGATGCTTGTCTTTCTCCGATTTTGAATATGAAAGAAGTGTCAGAAGATCCACATATGAAAGAGAGAGGGATGGTGCTAGAAAGGAATCATCCTAAATACGGACCGATTCTACAATTTGGATCGCCATTTCATTTTTCAGAAACTCCTTTTGTGTACCGAAATGACCCACCAGAACATGGAGAACATACGGAGGAAATTTTAATGCAATTAGGGTTTTCAAAAGACAGTATTTCAGGTTTCAAAAAAGACAGAGTCATTTAACCGGGTCTTGCTTTTTTTTGCGAACTTCTGTACTTTGTCCTAGGGGAGAGGTATACTCTCCCTTACACGAAGCTATATGAAATTCTTACAAGTAT
Coding sequences:
- a CDS encoding CaiB/BaiF CoA transferase family protein, which translates into the protein MKQQIENSNSKGPLSGVKVVDLSLLLPGPLCSQHLADMGAEVIKIENPRAYDGSRAMFKGKTGYPALFMMLNRNKKAITLNLKREQAKEILFKLLEDADILLEGFRPDGMDKMGIGYDVLKEKFPRLIYCGISGYGISGKYVDFAGHDLNYLAISGVLDQTGNPPRPAGFQMADVGGGTLTALSAILAALYYREKTGKGQRIDISMTDASVQFISLYGGILSASGVSPEAGNDILSGKLPNYNVYETKEGRYVALGALEDMFFQTFLRAAGMENLTKEHPMVEENLSIIKQKLTDYFKSKTFADLQPIFDNTDACLSPILNMKEVSEDPHMKERGMVLERNHPKYGPILQFGSPFHFSETPFVYRNDPPEHGEHTEEILMQLGFSKDSISGFKKDRVI